A window of the Chrysemys picta bellii isolate R12L10 chromosome 24, ASM1138683v2, whole genome shotgun sequence genome harbors these coding sequences:
- the LOC135977347 gene encoding glutamic acid-rich protein-like, giving the protein MEQKEEEKDLAMEQEEEHLPMEEEEKAQATEEDKEDLDQEEEKEEDPVMEDDEDVAMQEKEEKEEEVLAMEEKEVEED; this is encoded by the coding sequence ATGgagcaaaaggaagaagagaaggatctggccatggagcaggaagaggagcacctgcctatggaggaagaggagaaggcccaggccacagaggaggacaaggaggacctggaccaggaggaggagaaggaagaggacccaGTAATGGAGGACGACgaggatgtggccatgcaggagaaagaagagaaggaagaggaggtactggctatggaggaaaaggaagtggaagaggattag